The DNA sequence ATGTGAATGCTGAGAGCCACAAGTACCAACGGCGCGCCGAGCAGGAAACCGAGGACAGATGTAATCATGCGGCCCTGGGGTCGTCGACTCTGTAAAAAGTCCGCTAACCAGCCGCCGATAATTGTCCCGGTCAGGCCGGTGACTATCAACACGATTCCAGAGACTGAGCCGGCCTCCGTTAACGAGAGCGAAAAAGCACGCGTGAGGTAGGTCGTCAACCAGAAAGATGTACCACCAATCGTGAAGAAGCTGAAAGTGAGCGCACCCAGCAGCACCCAGTAAGTTGGAATCCTGAGAAGCGCTCTCGCTGTACCCCAGAAGTTCTGGTCGATTTTACCATGCGCAGTCGAGGTATCCGCGGCATTTTCACCTGATTCGCCTTCTTCGGTGTCAAAAACACCTCGTTTGGGTTCCTTTATGCGCCATGCTAGAAATGCCGCGATCAGGCCGGGTATGCCGACGATATAGAATGCCCAGCGCCATCCCAATGTATCGGCAATGCGTCCGCCAACCGATACTCCAATCGCCGCACCAATCAGGGTGCCGATTGACCAGAAGGAAAGGATGCGGCCGCGATGGGTTTTGGAGAAAAAGTCGCCGAGCAGTGATAGCGAGGCGGGAGCGTAGCCGGCCTCTCCGATGCCCAGAATTGAACGCATACTGAACAACTGAAAAAGGTTACGCGTAAAGCCGGCGAAAGTTGTTGCCACACTCCAGACACCAACACAAATTGCTACGATATTTTTGCGTATGCCCCGGTCTGCCCAGATGCCAATTGGAAGTGTTGTCACCGCATACACAATAAGGAACGAAGAAATGAGCAACCCTCCCTGAAAATCCGTCATATTGAACTCGTGTTTGATTTGAGGGAGAACCGCGGAAAGTACATAACGGTCAGCATAATTGAGTATATTGATGATCAGTAGAATGGTAAAAGCAAATCGCGCCTGACCTCTCGATGGTTTGATCAGGCGCTTTTTTTGCGTTTCTGTCACAGGAGTTGTCGTCATTTGTAATTCTTTCTGTTTGGTGTATCCAAATGTTTTTCTTGGCGTCAAATCTCTTCCCATTATAACCATCTTCCCTAATCAGTTCATACGTAATAGTGCCCAAAGAGGTTGGAACGGCTACTTCACATAGCCCTGATACGTCTTTATATACGCCAGAAGATAGGACTTTTGTCAGAGGTGTTATTTAGAAGAGTTGTTCGCCTCGAAAATAGGAAGCAGGTTATAGGCTTGGATTCTCTCATTCACGCTGTCCTCAACATCAGCCCACTCATCGTTTACCTCCTGCTTGCGCTGATTTTGTTGCTGGAAAGTACTGCCATTCCCCTGGCTAATAGCTCCCTCTTGCTGTTGACCGGGGCGCTGGCTTCTCTGGGCCACCTCAATATATATATCCTGGCGCTGGCCGCAATTCTTGGTAGCATCAGCGGCGCCTGCCTGGGCTATTGGCTCGGTATGAAAGGTGGCAGGCAGGTGTTGTTGCGCCTGGCAAGGAGATTCAGGATAGATCCGCGAAAGATCATAGCCGCCGAAAACTGGTTTCTGAAAGCTGGCATCTGGATGGTGTTTCTCTCGCGCATCATACCATACATCCGCCCATTTACCTGCATACCCTGCGGCATCTCCGATATGCCCTTTCGCCGCTTCCTGATCGCTGCTTCATCTGGTTCGGTACTCTGGTGTGTTGGTATTCTCTCTATTGGTTGGGCGCTTGGTCGTCGGTGCTTTCTCGCGCTTCACCTGATTCAATCATATACTGTTCCTGCGATCTGCGGGCTGCTTGTGCTTGTTGCCCTGACTTTCCTCATCCAATATCGAGTCAATCGCTTTATCCGTGCGAAACTCTTGTCCACGGCTCCCGCACAAGAACATCAGCAACAAGAGGAAAACTACGACCTCATCGAACTTTGAGCTCAAGATATGAAAAACTCGCTCATCGGATTGCTGTGTTTGGCATGTTTCAAACGTTTCAATCCCCAGGCGTCTTCAATGCAGGCAACAAAGCCAGCGATGCTTTCGAAGTTTTCAGGTATTTCTTCCCCCAGAAAATAAGAAGAGAGGGCGCAAATCAATGCGCCCCCGGTTATAGTTTGACCAGTGTCAACCCGAAGATCTCTCCCTCGGCGCCGATCTCTTCTAGCGCCCAATCAGGCACAGGCTCGTCTACGGAGATGATCATCAACGCCGTATCGGTTGAGCGGTGCGCTTCTCTATGGCGGGGCATACGCGAACCTGGTCCGACATCCATGTGGCGAATATTGACGTTGGCTTTGCCCAGTACGGTGCCCACACGTCCGATCATGCCGGGCTGATCCGGGTTGCGGCAAAAGAGGATATATCCTTCAGGGATAAACTCTGTCCAATAGCGTCCTACCTGCACAATGCGCGGTCCACCATGCATTACCGTACCGCTCAATACCTCCACGTGTTCATCGCCGGAGCCTGGTTTGCCCGCGAAGGAAGAGGTGTAGCCGTTGGCATTCAATACGCGCATCGTCACCAGGTTGGCGAATTCGGTCGGCATGGTTGATTTCTGCTCAATGATCTCCAGTCCCCACTGCTTTGCCAGCAACTGCGCGTTGATCATGTTCACGTGGGCATCCGAAATGGATTCGAGTAGACCTTTGATCAGGGCCGCCTGCAATGGACGCAGGTCGTAACCGGCAATTTCTCCGCTGCACGAAAACTCGATCTTCTTGAGAGGACCGGGCTGCAATTGGGTATACAGGCGGCCCATTTGCTCTACCAGGTGCATATAGGGTTGCAGTATCTTCAGCGTTTCCGGCAATATGAGCGGCGCATTCACGGCAGCTCGCGGGAAACCGCCGCGTAGAACCGAGATTATTTGCTCCGCTACGTCGGTTGCCACACCCACCTGTGCCTCTTCCGTCGAGGCTCCAAGGTGCGGCGTGGCGATTACCTGCTCGTATGCCAGCAGTTGCTTCAACACCGCGTCATCACGTACCGGCTCCTGGCTAAATACATCGAGCGCGGCTCCGGCCAACCGATTCTCATCCAGCGCATTGAGCAATGCTTCCTCATCGATCAGACCACCGCGCGCGCAGTTGATCAGCCTGGCTCCAGGCTTCATCAAACTGAGTTCGCGCGCGCCTATCAGCCCACGCGTACCGTTGGGTCCGCTGGTAAGTGAGGTATGCAAGGTCACAAAATCCGCCCGTCGCAGCACTTCTTCCATATCGACCATCGACACACCTAGCTTGCGTGCCTGCTCCGGCGCGACGTAAGGATCGAAAGCGATGACCTGCATCTCCAGTCCCTGTGCGCGTCGTGCCACTTCCGTACCGACTTTGCCCAGGCCTATAATCCCCAGCACCTTGTTGCGTACCTCCACGCCAAGGAAACGGCTCTTTTCCCATTTGCCACTTTTCATGCTGCTGTTGGCCGCGGGAATGTGACGTGCCATCGCCATCAACATGGCAATGGTATGTTCGGCGGCCGCTACGATATTGCCTGTGGGAGAGTTCACAACCATGATACCAAGCTGCGTAGCGGCATCGATATCAATATTGTCTACCCCTACTCCGGCGCGGCCTACGATCTTTAACTGGCCTGCCGCCCCCAGGATGTCCCGCGTCACCTGCGTTTCGCTGCGCACGATCAAAGCGCTATAATTGCCGATGATCTCTCGTAGTTGCTCAGGCTTCAGTCCGGTACGTACATCGATCTCAACTTCTGGAAGCTCGGTACGCAGCAGGGCCAGACCCTCCTGCGCGATACGGTCGGCTACAAGTATTTTAAGCATGGAATCCCATTTCCCCCAGACGTAATTCCAATCTATCCATCGCTTCGGCCAGGTCGGCTTCTTCAAAGTAGCCCAGGTGACCAACGCGGAAAATCTTGCCATCCAGCTGTCCCTGCCCGCCGGCAAAAACCACCTGGTCTTCCTCGCGCAACTTCTTCAGCAGGGCCTTCGTATCAATACCCTGTGGTGAGAGTATCGCCGTCACGGTATTCGAGGCGTATTCGTGATCGGCGAGTAACTGCAAGCCCATCTCTTTTGCGCGCCAGCGCACGTATTCACCCGTGCGCGCGTGCCGTTCAAAGATCGCTTCTCGTCCCTCTTCCAGCATCATTTCCAGTGCTACATCAATGGCATAGAAAATCGACACGGGTGGTGTTGTGGGATGCTGCCACTTCTCCAGATTTTTGCGCGCTAATTCCCAATCGAAGTAAAAACGCGGCGATGTAGCCGTCTTATTAGCTTCCCACGCACGCGGACTGGCGGCTATCATCATCAGGCCAGGCGGGGTCATCCAGCCCTTTTGCGAGCCGGTAAAGACAACATCAAGGTCCCAGGCATCCATTTCCAGCGGAATGCAGCCTAGCGAACTGACGGCATCGATAACGATCAGCGCGTCAGGGTTCGCCTGCCGTACCAGCCGGGCCAGCGCTTCAATATCGTTCGTAACGCCGGTTGATGTCTCGTTATGCGTCATCAATACCGCCTTATATGGCGCGCTCGATTTCAAACGTTCTGCGACAACTTGCGGATCGGCGGCCTGTCCCCAGGGAAACTCGATGCGCGTTACGCGCACGCCGAACTTCTCGGCAATGGTGGCCAGGCGATTGCCAAAAGCGCCAATCGTAATCGCAATGGCGTGGTCGCCGGGTGAGAAAAGATTGGCGATTGCTGCTTCCTGCCCACCGGTGCCAGAAGCCGGGAATGTCATCAATGGCGAGGTCGTCTGGAAGAAATATTGCAATCGCTGTGTCACACGACGCAATATAGCCGCGAATTCGGGACCGCGATGATTAATCATAGGGCTATTCATCGCGTTCAGCACTGCTGCTGGGATGGGTGTTGGGCCAGGAACGCGCAAATTCTGCGTGGGAATAGGTCTGCGAGGTTCTACTTCTGGAATGGGAATAGCTTTTCTTTCCGAAATTGTCATAGGGTTTCTCTCTCAATCTATCTCGGCTTTGCCCGCCGATCTTTTTCCATGCTATACTGTCCTTGCTCCATCGCGAATCAAATAAAAGCGGCGGACACATCTGTGTTATCCGCCGCATCGCTGATAACTTTACTGAGGACAGTATAGCATAGGGGAGGATGATGTCAAATTTATTTAAAGGATAAGGAGATGTTTTTGTGGTAGAACTACGTTCAGAAAGCGGCTTCCTCGATGTACAGGGAGCTCCACTCTATTATGCCGTCACCGGCCAGGGCCAACCCTTGCTCTTGATTCATGCTGGAATCGCGGACAGCCGTATGTGGGACGAACAGGTCCCTGTCTTTGCACCGCAATACCAGGTTATTCGCTATGACCTGCGCGGTTTTGGTAAATCGCAGTTCCCGGCGGGATCTTTCGCTTCCTATGAAGACCCCGCGGCCCTGCTCCGTTACCTGCACATCGAAAAGGCGCATGTCGTTGGCGTATCTTTTGGCGGCAAGGTCGCAGTTGATTTTGCGCTGGTCCATCCTGAAATGGTCAATTCGCTGGTACTGGTCGCGCCGTCCATTGGGGGAGCGCCATCTTCAGAAGCGGTAAAGGGCTTTAATGAGGAAGAAGAGATGCATCTGGAGCGCGGCGACCTGGAAGCAGCGACCGATCTGAATGTACGTTTCTGGGTCGATGGGCCTCGACGTACACCTGACCAGGTGAATCCAGAAGTGCGACGGCGTGTCTACGAAATGCAATACCATGCATTTACCGTTCCCATACCGGCAGAGGCGGAGGAAGTGGTGCTTGAACCACCGGCCATCAAGCGTCTTGCGGAAATTCGCGTGCCAACGCTCATTATTGTTGGGGATTGCGACCAGCCCGATAAAATTGCCCTGGCACAGCGACTCGCCGCGGAGATTCCCCAGGCGCGCCTGGAGATCATCAAAGGCGCCGCCCATATGGTGAGTATGGAGCAGCCGGAAGCGTTCAATCGCCTGGTGCAGGATTTCCTGAACCTCCACCGGAAATGAAGAGCGTTAATTTCTTGTTCTCATAGATGAAAGCATTTTTTCTGACCGAGAGCGGATAAGAGTCATGTCATTTTTTCTGAAGAAGGCGCGGGTACTATTGAGCCGTGGTTTGCGGTTAAGGTGTCCGGTATGTGGCGAAGGAAAGCTGTACCGGCACTGGTTCAAAATGCACCGCTACTGTCCGGCTTGCGAATTCGTCTACGCGCGCGAGCCGGGCTACTTCACTACCGCGGTTGCCCTGAATATATTTGTGAGCGAATTGATCACGCTGCTAGTAATCATTCCCCTGGCAGCGAGCCAGTCCATCTCCTTCGTTTCGCTATTGTGCATCGGAGGCGCCATCGCATTCATTCTGCCCTTGCTCTTCTATCATCATGCCAGGAGCCTGTGGATGAGCATCGAGCATCTATTCCATCCGGTAAGCAATGAGCGCATCTTTTTCCCTGAATGAACGTGCCGGGAGAGCGTTCTCAGCTGGTGATGAGAGATAGCGGTGCAGAGGACAAGCAACCGGGATTGTCCTTCCCCCCTACACCTCTATGTCGAGAGAAAAGAGACATCCAGCAAGAAAACAAACAGTATCCTTTAAATAAAAAGGAATGCAGCTTCTTACTGATGCACCGGTACGCGCTATATAGAGGGGGTACGCAAATTCGTACCAGGGCATCGCTATGTCATCTCTTCTACGGATATCAACGAAGTAGTGCCGGGTTTGTATCGATCTTTGTAATGGTGAAGATAGATAACGAAGCTCGTCCTCTACCTGCCACAGAAAACCTTCCAGTATTGAGTTATAAAGAAAAGAGCAAGGAATTGACGTGATGGTTATATGTGCGCGAGGAGATATAAGGATATAATGGCATAGATACTTCAAGCGGAGGACGACTTCATGAGACGAACAAAAATTGTATGTACCATAGGTCCGGCAACGAACAGCGAAGCACAACTCGAGCAACTTATGCGAGCAGGCATGAACGTTGCTCGCCTCAACTTCTCACATGGCACCCAGGATGAACACGCAGTCATCATCCAACGAATACGAGCCGTTGCCGAACGCCTGGGATTTCCTATAGCCATCATGCAGGATTTGCAAGGGCCGAAGATACGTACAGGCTCATTGCAGGGTGGGCAGCCCGTGAGGCTGGGCGATGGAGCAACGTTCACCATCACCACTCGTCCTGTCGAGGGAAATGCTCAGCTTGTCTCGACCACGTACCGGCAGTTGCCACAGGATGTGAAGGAGGGTGATCGAATTTTATTAGATGATGGGCTGATGGAGCTGCGCGTGCTCGACGCCAATACGACCGATGTACGTTGTGTTGTAGTACATGGTGGTTTGTTGGACGAGCATAAGGGCATCAACCTGCCTGGGGTAGCAGTGAGCGCGCCCGCTTTGACGGAAAAAGACCGTGATGATCTGAAGTTCGGCATCTCGCACGATGTCGATTATGTCGCGCTTAGTTTTGTGCGCAGGCCAGAGGATGTGCTGGAGGCAAAAGAACTCATCCGGCATGTGCAGGCGGAGAAAGGCGATAAGCATAGCGTGCCTACGCCATTGATCGCAAAATTGGAGAAGCCGGAGGCGGTGGCGCGACTGGATGACATCCTGGAGGTTGTCGATGGAGTCATGGTGGCGCGAGGCGATCTGGGCGTCGAGATGCCCCTGGAGAAAGTCCCGCTGATCCAGAAGCGTATTATCGATAAATGTAATGACCTCGGGTTGCCCGTCATTACGGCAACGCAGATGCTCGAATCGATGATCACCAATCCACGTCCAACGCGAGCCGAGGTAAGTGACGTTGCCAATGCTATTCTCGATGGAACCGATGCCATTATGCTGAGTGCTGAAACGGCCACCGGGGCCTATCCAATAGAAGCAGTGCAGGTAATGGTACGTATTGCGCTTGAGGCCGAAGTAAGCGACCGTACCGCGAAGCCGCCGCAGTGCAAGCGGCTTTCGCAGGCGCATGCTGTCAGCCATGCTGCTCGCGCGCTTACCGAAGAGGCCAGCGTCCAGTCTATCGTCGTTTTCACGCGCTCCGGTACATCCGCGCATCTCATTTCTAAGGACCGTCCCCGCACACCCATCCTTGCCTACACGCCCTCTGAACGTGTCTATCGCCAGCTGGCGCTCTGGTGGGGGGTATGGCCGCACCGCATTGAAATGGTCGGCACGACCGAAGACCTGATAGCAGTCGTTGAGCAACGTTTGCTGGCTGACAACCTTGCTCAGCCAGGCGAGCATGTGGTGATTATGGGAGGATTACCGGTGGCAAGCCGGGCGCGTACCAATTTTGTGAAGCTGCATCGCATTGGGGATGGGTCGTAGGGGTATACCTTGTGATCGTCCGCCTTTCAGCGTTCATACCGCTTGCCAGATGCGCACAGTCGTATCATCGGCCCCGGAAGCAATACGCTGTCCATCGGGCGACCAGGCGATTGAATGCACGGCACCGGTGTGGTCGCTATACGTATTCAATGTTTTCCCTGCCGGCAGAACCGGGTTCCATATCCGTACTTCCTGCCACGAACTGGAGGCGATGTGCTGCCCTTTTGGATGCCAGGCGATTGCATAGATGCCGCCTGTATGTTCAGTGTAAGTAAGTTGGCGCACTCCGGTGTTGGCATCCCATACCTGCACATTGCTTTCCGGCACATCACTGCCTGATGCAATCAACTTGCCGTCGGGAGACCATGCCACGGCTTTTACCGCTTGTTTGTGTCCATGATAGATGAAGGCATTACCCCCGCTGGTTGCATCCCATACCTGCACCGTCGTATCAACGTCCGCTGAGGCGAGACGCTGGCTATCCGGTGACCAGCTTACAGACCAGATCATGTTATGATGCCCCTTGTAGGTGAAAATGTGGGCGCCGGTCATAGCATCCCATACTTGTACTGTATTGTCGTCGCCTCCAGAGGCGATCATGCTTCCATCCGGTGACCATGCTACTGTACGTACATTGTTAGAGTGCCCCTTGTAAACGAAGTCAATGCTGCCCGTCGTTGCCTGCCATACGCGCACGGTTGTATCTGAACTGGCGGACACAATGGACTGCCCTCCAGGTGACCATGCCAGGCCATTCACGGAGCCTGAATGCTCGATGAACGTGTAGATATCTTTGCCGGTAGAGGAATTCCAGACGCGAGCTTTATCATCTTTTCCACCGGAAACGACGAATTGGCCTTGTCGTTGCCAGGCCACAGTATAGACCTGCTGCGTATGACCTTTATAAACGACGAACGTTGTCCCCGGTTCGGTTATGGGTGTCGGGGTCTGGCCCGGTTGAATAGCTGATGCCGCTCTATTTCTTTCTAACACAAGCCAGGTTCCTACTCCACCCCCGGCCAGGACACAACCCAGGCCGAGAATACCGACCAGAACAGCACGCCGCGAGTGACGCCTTTGGGGTTTTGGGCTGGATGTCCCTAAAGGGGGTGTGATTGGCTCGCCTGGAAATGATTCGCGTGCTGGGGCCGGTGGGGTCGTAGAAACTGTTTCAGGAAAGGCTGGAGTGAAACGAGCGGTGGGCATCTGCTCATATGCCGGTACTGAACGTGGTGTATTCGCAGGCGTAAACACCGGTGTGGGCAAGGTAGGTGCCTGCTCTTCTGGCTGTGTTGAATGAAAGGGCGCAGGCCAGAGGGCAGGTGCAGGATTGGCAGGTAACGTGAAGCCGGGCTGCGAGGAAGCAAGTGATTGTGGTGGCATGATAGCCTGTTCAAGGGCATGAGCGAATGCCGTGACGTTGGCGAAACGGCGCTCCGGCTCCTTAGCAAGGGAGGTCATCACCACCAATTCCACATCGGATGGGATACCTGGAACCCAGGTACTCATTGGGGGTGGTGAAGTAAAGAGATGCTGGCCGGAGAGTTGTATAAACGTTCCTTCGAAAGGTGGCCTTCCACACAACCACTCGTAAACCATGATCCCCAGGCTATACTGATCGCTTGCAGGAAGAGCCTTACCTCTCAGTTGCTCTGGCGCCATGTAGGTCAGGGTGCCTGCCATCTCTCTGGTGACAGGGTTATGAAGTGTTTGAATAACCAGCGCGGTACCAAAATCGCTGAGCAGGACATCACCTGTAGGCCCCAGTAAGAGATTCTCCGGTTTGATATCGCGATGGATCAACTTTTGGTGGTGTACATACTGCAATGCGGAGGCCACCTGCTTCACGTAAGACAGTACAAGATGAGCCGGTAACAGGACCCCTCTTGGATGTTGCTGGCGTAAACTACCGTTTGTGGCATATTCCATGACCAGGAAAGGAATAGTATCCTCCAGGCCAAATTCCAGGACGCGCAGGATATTTGGGTGCCTTAATCCTGCTATTGTACGCGCCTCATTCTGGAAAGCCTCCATCTCTTCCGCTACTAACCGCACGCTCAGTACCTTAATTGCGGCCTGTGTACCAAGAAACACATGCTCGCCCAGGTATACTTCAGAGAAACCGCCTTGCCCCAATAGGCGTAGCAGGCGATAGTTGCCAAGCCGCTGTCCAATACGATTGATCATAGTTATCACCTGGCCTACCTATTGTCAGTACGTGCCTGGCTATTCCTGGCACTTCTCCCCCGTGACAGGCCGTCCTCCTGCTCAAGTTTAAAGGAGTAGAAGAATCTCTTATAAAGAATTATATCACAGCTTTTTTGTAATACGAATGGATGCCTTCGCGAAAACTGCTTTTCGCCACAAGTTGATGCTTACCCACTTTGCTGCTATAATTCTAATGGAAGAGCAGAGTAGCCATGAAAAGAGGAAATGACATGAAGGCGCTCAAGATTCCCACTCTCCTGGCCCGGTACTGGTCCATTATTCTCTTTCCCATTCTCATTTCACTTATTGTGCTTACTCTCGTTCTGACCCGACAGGTCGCTCGCCAGCCGACGCACGCAGTCTCAGCGCAGTTTATTCAACGTTCAGGCTCGCAGCTTCTCCTGGATGGCAGCGTTTTTCGCTTCTCCGGCGCCAATATTTATTGGCTTGGTTTAGACGAAAATGTGGGAGGTATCGATTACCCGACGGCATTCCGCGTCGATGATGTGCTGGCTACCGCCAGAGAGATGGGAGCTACCGTGGTGCGCTCACACACACTGGGCATCTCCGTCGGCTGTTCCCTCTGCATTGAACCGTCGCCGGGTATCTTTAACGAAATTGCTTTCCGGCATGTCGATTATGCTATTGCCGAGGCTAAGAAGTTCGGCCTGCACCTCATTA is a window from the Ktedonobacteraceae bacterium genome containing:
- a CDS encoding MFS transporter, with translation MTTTPVTETQKKRLIKPSRGQARFAFTILLIINILNYADRYVLSAVLPQIKHEFNMTDFQGGLLISSFLIVYAVTTLPIGIWADRGIRKNIVAICVGVWSVATTFAGFTRNLFQLFSMRSILGIGEAGYAPASLSLLGDFFSKTHRGRILSFWSIGTLIGAAIGVSVGGRIADTLGWRWAFYIVGIPGLIAAFLAWRIKEPKRGVFDTEEGESGENAADTSTAHGKIDQNFWGTARALLRIPTYWVLLGALTFSFFTIGGTSFWLTTYLTRAFSLSLTEAGSVSGIVLIVTGLTGTIIGGWLADFLQSRRPQGRMITSVLGFLLGAPLVLVALSIHIFPVFIGVFVVAAISLNFCTGPLNAVIQDVIAPDMRATAVGLALLLAHLLGDAAAPTVIGFISDISSLGTALLVTAPLFLFLAGLVSLIGVKTVASDMRRMQEQLRAR
- the pyk gene encoding pyruvate kinase; its protein translation is MRRTKIVCTIGPATNSEAQLEQLMRAGMNVARLNFSHGTQDEHAVIIQRIRAVAERLGFPIAIMQDLQGPKIRTGSLQGGQPVRLGDGATFTITTRPVEGNAQLVSTTYRQLPQDVKEGDRILLDDGLMELRVLDANTTDVRCVVVHGGLLDEHKGINLPGVAVSAPALTEKDRDDLKFGISHDVDYVALSFVRRPEDVLEAKELIRHVQAEKGDKHSVPTPLIAKLEKPEAVARLDDILEVVDGVMVARGDLGVEMPLEKVPLIQKRIIDKCNDLGLPVITATQMLESMITNPRPTRAEVSDVANAILDGTDAIMLSAETATGAYPIEAVQVMVRIALEAEVSDRTAKPPQCKRLSQAHAVSHAARALTEEASVQSIVVFTRSGTSAHLISKDRPRTPILAYTPSERVYRQLALWWGVWPHRIEMVGTTEDLIAVVEQRLLADNLAQPGEHVVIMGGLPVASRARTNFVKLHRIGDGS
- a CDS encoding DUF983 domain-containing protein is translated as MSFFLKKARVLLSRGLRLRCPVCGEGKLYRHWFKMHRYCPACEFVYAREPGYFTTAVALNIFVSELITLLVIIPLAASQSISFVSLLCIGGAIAFILPLLFYHHARSLWMSIEHLFHPVSNERIFFPE
- a CDS encoding alpha/beta hydrolase, giving the protein MVELRSESGFLDVQGAPLYYAVTGQGQPLLLIHAGIADSRMWDEQVPVFAPQYQVIRYDLRGFGKSQFPAGSFASYEDPAALLRYLHIEKAHVVGVSFGGKVAVDFALVHPEMVNSLVLVAPSIGGAPSSEAVKGFNEEEEMHLERGDLEAATDLNVRFWVDGPRRTPDQVNPEVRRRVYEMQYHAFTVPIPAEAEEVVLEPPAIKRLAEIRVPTLIIVGDCDQPDKIALAQRLAAEIPQARLEIIKGAAHMVSMEQPEAFNRLVQDFLNLHRK
- the serA gene encoding phosphoglycerate dehydrogenase; this encodes MLKILVADRIAQEGLALLRTELPEVEIDVRTGLKPEQLREIIGNYSALIVRSETQVTRDILGAAGQLKIVGRAGVGVDNIDIDAATQLGIMVVNSPTGNIVAAAEHTIAMLMAMARHIPAANSSMKSGKWEKSRFLGVEVRNKVLGIIGLGKVGTEVARRAQGLEMQVIAFDPYVAPEQARKLGVSMVDMEEVLRRADFVTLHTSLTSGPNGTRGLIGARELSLMKPGARLINCARGGLIDEEALLNALDENRLAGAALDVFSQEPVRDDAVLKQLLAYEQVIATPHLGASTEEAQVGVATDVAEQIISVLRGGFPRAAVNAPLILPETLKILQPYMHLVEQMGRLYTQLQPGPLKKIEFSCSGEIAGYDLRPLQAALIKGLLESISDAHVNMINAQLLAKQWGLEIIEQKSTMPTEFANLVTMRVLNANGYTSSFAGKPGSGDEHVEVLSGTVMHGGPRIVQVGRYWTEFIPEGYILFCRNPDQPGMIGRVGTVLGKANVNIRHMDVGPGSRMPRHREAHRSTDTALMIISVDEPVPDWALEEIGAEGEIFGLTLVKL
- a CDS encoding alanine--glyoxylate aminotransferase family protein, with the translated sequence MTISERKAIPIPEVEPRRPIPTQNLRVPGPTPIPAAVLNAMNSPMINHRGPEFAAILRRVTQRLQYFFQTTSPLMTFPASGTGGQEAAIANLFSPGDHAIAITIGAFGNRLATIAEKFGVRVTRIEFPWGQAADPQVVAERLKSSAPYKAVLMTHNETSTGVTNDIEALARLVRQANPDALIVIDAVSSLGCIPLEMDAWDLDVVFTGSQKGWMTPPGLMMIAASPRAWEANKTATSPRFYFDWELARKNLEKWQHPTTPPVSIFYAIDVALEMMLEEGREAIFERHARTGEYVRWRAKEMGLQLLADHEYASNTVTAILSPQGIDTKALLKKLREEDQVVFAGGQGQLDGKIFRVGHLGYFEEADLAEAMDRLELRLGEMGFHA
- a CDS encoding protein kinase, yielding MINRIGQRLGNYRLLRLLGQGGFSEVYLGEHVFLGTQAAIKVLSVRLVAEEMEAFQNEARTIAGLRHPNILRVLEFGLEDTIPFLVMEYATNGSLRQQHPRGVLLPAHLVLSYVKQVASALQYVHHQKLIHRDIKPENLLLGPTGDVLLSDFGTALVIQTLHNPVTREMAGTLTYMAPEQLRGKALPASDQYSLGIMVYEWLCGRPPFEGTFIQLSGQHLFTSPPPMSTWVPGIPSDVELVVMTSLAKEPERRFANVTAFAHALEQAIMPPQSLASSQPGFTLPANPAPALWPAPFHSTQPEEQAPTLPTPVFTPANTPRSVPAYEQMPTARFTPAFPETVSTTPPAPARESFPGEPITPPLGTSSPKPQRRHSRRAVLVGILGLGCVLAGGGVGTWLVLERNRAASAIQPGQTPTPITEPGTTFVVYKGHTQQVYTVAWQRQGQFVVSGGKDDKARVWNSSTGKDIYTFIEHSGSVNGLAWSPGGQSIVSASSDTTVRVWQATTGSIDFVYKGHSNNVRTVAWSPDGSMIASGGDDNTVQVWDAMTGAHIFTYKGHHNMIWSVSWSPDSQRLASADVDTTVQVWDATSGGNAFIYHGHKQAVKAVAWSPDGKLIASGSDVPESNVQVWDANTGVRQLTYTEHTGGIYAIAWHPKGQHIASSSWQEVRIWNPVLPAGKTLNTYSDHTGAVHSIAWSPDGQRIASGADDTTVRIWQAV
- a CDS encoding DedA family protein, translated to MDSLIHAVLNISPLIVYLLLALILLLESTAIPLANSSLLLLTGALASLGHLNIYILALAAILGSISGACLGYWLGMKGGRQVLLRLARRFRIDPRKIIAAENWFLKAGIWMVFLSRIIPYIRPFTCIPCGISDMPFRRFLIAASSGSVLWCVGILSIGWALGRRCFLALHLIQSYTVPAICGLLVLVALTFLIQYRVNRFIRAKLLSTAPAQEHQQQEENYDLIEL